One Acanthochromis polyacanthus isolate Apoly-LR-REF ecotype Palm Island chromosome 6, KAUST_Apoly_ChrSc, whole genome shotgun sequence DNA segment encodes these proteins:
- the ccnq gene encoding cyclin-Q has protein sequence MEGPSSRLSAVPVGALRLAARRDSGGEPETDLGRDMKTHFRVCRFIMETGVKLGMRSVPVATACVLYHRFFERVSVQAYEPYLVAMSCLYLAGKVEEQHIRTRDIINVSHRYFNSGSAPLECDKEFWELRDSVVQCELLILRQLNFHVSFEHPHQYLLHYLLSVKSLVNRHAWSRTPVAETSWALLRDCYHGAMCIRHTPQHIAIATLYLALNSYGVELAVGEKEWWQVLSEDVTKADIDAVISDLLQLYDMEAKCI, from the exons ATGGAGGGTCCGTCCTCTAGACTATCTGCTGTCCCGGTCGGAGCGCTGCGACTGGCGGCCAGGAGAGACTCCGGCGGGGAGCCAGAAACTGACCTCGGCCgggacatgaaaacacactttcgCGTCTGTCGCTTCATCATGGAAACAG GAGTGAAGCTCGGGATGCGCTCGGTGCCCGTCGCCACAGCCTGCGTATTGTATCATCGCTTCTTCGAGCGAGTCAGCGTCCAGGCGTACGAGCCCTACCTGGTGGCCATGAGCTGCCTTTACCTGGCTGGGAAGGTGGAGGAGCAGCACATCAGGACCCGGGACATCATCAACGTGAGCCACAG GTACTTCAACAGCGGCAGCGCTCCTCTGGAATGTGACAAGGAGTTCTGGGAGCTGAGGGACAGCGTGGTGCAGTGTGAGCTCCTCATCCTGCGACAGCTCAACTTCCACGTCTCCTTCGAACACCCTCACCAG TATTTACTCCACTACCTGCTGTCCGTGAAGTCGCTGGTCAACCGACACGCGTGGTCTCGAACCCCCGTGGCTGAGACTTCCTGGGCGTTGCTGAGAGACTGTTACCACGGAGCCATGTGCATCCGCCACACCCCCCAACACATCGCCATAGCAACCCTGTACCTGGCTCTGAACAGCTACGGAGTGGAGCTCGCCGTCGGAGAGAAAGAGTGGTGGCAG GTGCTGAGTGAGGACGTGACCAAAGCCGACATCGACGCTGTGATCTCAGACCTTCTGCAGCTCTACGACATGGAGGCCAAGTGTATCTGA
- the cfap126 gene encoding protein Flattop produces the protein MSSNFSANQYDDTFRPQTLQYWGQTKHVKERPTARLGHTTFIADDKGYLLPGVKRGSAWSDFKGTWDLPARIPLQRPLNPTARTVEGINRLQSWGFYPQNSDGSRPHRGSKSTDLLQDAGEQTSGDIQQEAAAPSSAAEA, from the exons atgtcatcGAATTTCTCAGCAAACCAG TATGACGACACCTTCAGACCGCAGACGTTGCAGTACTGGGGTCAGACTAAACACGTCAAAGAG AGACCCACTGCACGACTCGGTCACACCACCTTCATAGCGGATGACAAAGGATATCTGCTCCCTGGAGTGAAG AGAGGCAGCGCCTGGTCAGACTTTAAGGGCACCTGGGATCTACCTGCTCGCATCCCGCTCCAGCGGCCGCTCAACCCCACGGCTCGCACTGTGGAGGGCATCAACAGGCTCCAGTCATGGGGATTTTACCCACAGAACAGTGATGGTTCTCGGCCACACAGAGGCAGCAAAAGCACAGATTTACTGCAGGATGCTGGCGAGCAG ACCAGCGGGGATATACAGCAGGAAGCCGCAGCTCCGTCCTCAGCAGCCGAGGCCTGA
- the LOC110970368 gene encoding alpha-1,3-mannosyl-glycoprotein 4-beta-N-acetylglucosaminyltransferase C-like, giving the protein MRLLLKKKSVVLAVLLLVGGLYFINHSNFLMPGLSRSPEAHPSELSWQGELLVSKESWVDRGQYLPLNVSYQLLAGAPATQQRYLSIGISSVQRKKDSYLISTLLSVFSKSSSAERRSMVVVVLLADFDTRWRVATLTEIKTTFALELEQGQLVVIHVPQEFYPPITGLKRNYNDAPDRVTFRSKQNLDYAFLIHYCAGLGQFYLQLEDDIACAKNFLSSMKSRIEEQNTKKITWATLEFSSLGYIGKLYKSAHLPLLARFLFLFYQEMPCDWLLTHFKLVMTQKETILFKPSLFQHMGTFSSYKGRHNKLKDKDFEDGFYTNPLAEVYSDMSTYQKNYPNLAWDAGEGYFWGYAPQKGNHLTVVFKEPAVVTWILVETGSGLKDLLRSAQVDLGHDVVTANKDKTCKEFQKVGVIEKGKFEMEEVDKKYSSASSCLRILVTAEQKDWVVIHKIRITTKRS; this is encoded by the exons ATGCGACTGCTTTTAAAGAAGAAGAGCGTCGTTCTGGCAGTGCTGCTCCTTGTCGGGGGATTGTACTTCATCAACCACTCCAACTTCCTCATGCCT ggCCTGTCAAGGTCACCTGAGGCACATCCAAGTGAGCTGAGCTGGCAAGGAGAGCTGCTGGTTAGTAAGGAGTCGTGGGTCGACCGGGGACAGTACCTGCCTTTAAATGTGTCCTATCAGCTGCTCGCTGGAGCGCCGGCAACTCAACAGA GGTATCTGTCTATTGGGATATCCTCGGTGCAAAGGAAGAAGGACAGCTATCTCATCTCcaccctgctgtctgttttCTCAAAGTCGTCTTCTGCCGAGCGACGCTCCATGGTGGTGGTCGTGCTGCTGGCAGACTTCGACACCCGCTGGAGAGTCGCTACGCTGACGGAGATCAAAACCACATTTGCCTTGGAGCTGGAACAAGGCCAGCTCGTGGTCATCCATGTTCCTCAGGAGTTCTACCCTCCCATCACAG GTCTAAAGAGGAATTACAACGACGCTCCTGATCGGGTAACCTTTCGCTCCAAGCAAAACCTGGACTACGCCTTCTTGATCCACTACTGCGCAGGGCTCGGACAGTTTTACCTGCAGCTGGAGGACGACATCGCCTGTGCAAAAAACTTCCTCAGCAGCATGAAAAGCCGCATAGAGGAGCAGAACACGAAAAAGATCACCTGGGCCACGTTGGAATTCTCGTCCCTCGGCTACATCGGGAAGCTCTACAAGTCGGCCCACCTGCCTCTCCTGGCCcgtttcctttttctcttctACCAGGAGATGCCCTGCGACTGGTTATTGACTCACTTCAAACTGGTGATGACCCAAAAAGAGACAATCCTCTTTAAACCGTCGCTGTTCCAACACATGGGGACTTTCTCCTCGTACAAAGGGCGTCACAACAAGCTAAAGGACAAGGACTTTGAGGATGGTTTCTACACCAATCCTTTAGCTGAAGTTTACTCCGACATGTCCACCTACCAGAAGAACTACCCCAACCTGGCCTGGGACGCTGGGGAAGGATACTTCTGGGGATATGCTCCACAAAAAGGAAATCACTTGACAGTAGTGTTCAAGGAACCTGCAGTGGTGACGTGGATTTTGGTAGAAACGGGGTCAGGATTGAAAGACCTGCTGCGTTCGGCTCAGGTGGATCTCGGCCACGACGTCGTCACTGCAAATAAGGACAAGACCTGTAAAGAGTTCCAGAAAGTGGGAGTGATCGAAAAAGGGAAGTTTGAGATGGAGGAGGTAGACAAAAAGTACAGTTCTGCCTCCTCATGTCTGAGGATACTGGTCACGGCTGAACAGAAAGATTGGGTCGTCATTCATAAAATCAGGATCACTACGAAGCGGAGTTAA